One segment of Longimicrobium sp. DNA contains the following:
- a CDS encoding N-acetylmuramoyl-L-alanine amidase-like domain-containing protein has product MSLSRRSLLRSAALSAAALLMPNRLDATAMLDSLASAETDRERLARWLRTLRQGGLIQKDVPLGRVVARAGELALGTPYRAYTLEQYLVDGGTPEREPLTLHLDVFDCVSLVESALAAARAAGRMMGDDWDNFAREVERMRYRGGVRAGYASRLHYFSEWITDGARRGLVRDLGPELGAVEDRRPLRFMTGHRASYAALRDDATFAAIGEMERRLDDAARHVVPTARIPAVQDRIQTGDVLAFATTIEGLDVTHTGLAYRDRAGTLRVLHAPLSGGAVEVSRSDLHGYVGAIRRSTGILVARPV; this is encoded by the coding sequence ATGTCCCTCTCCCGACGCTCGCTGCTGCGGAGCGCGGCCCTCTCGGCCGCCGCGCTCCTGATGCCGAACCGGCTGGACGCCACGGCCATGCTCGACTCGCTCGCTTCCGCCGAGACCGACCGCGAGCGCCTCGCGCGCTGGCTGCGCACGCTGCGCCAGGGGGGGCTCATCCAGAAGGACGTGCCGCTCGGGCGGGTGGTGGCGCGCGCGGGAGAGCTGGCGCTGGGGACGCCCTACAGGGCGTACACGCTGGAGCAGTACCTGGTGGACGGCGGCACGCCCGAGCGCGAGCCGCTGACGCTGCACCTGGACGTGTTCGACTGCGTGTCGCTGGTGGAGAGTGCGCTGGCCGCGGCGCGCGCGGCGGGGCGGATGATGGGCGACGACTGGGACAACTTCGCGCGCGAGGTGGAGCGGATGCGCTACCGGGGCGGCGTGCGCGCGGGGTACGCCAGCCGCCTGCACTACTTCAGCGAGTGGATCACGGACGGCGCGCGGCGCGGGCTGGTGCGCGACCTGGGCCCCGAGCTGGGCGCCGTGGAAGACCGCCGGCCGCTGCGCTTCATGACCGGGCACCGCGCCAGCTACGCGGCGCTGCGCGACGACGCCACCTTCGCCGCCATCGGCGAGATGGAGCGCCGCCTGGACGACGCGGCGCGCCACGTGGTCCCCACCGCGCGCATCCCCGCGGTGCAGGACCGCATCCAGACAGGCGACGTGCTCGCCTTCGCCACCACCATCGAGGGGCTGGACGTCACCCACACGGGCCTGGCCTACCGCGACCGCGCCGGGACCTTGCGCGTCCTGCACGCCCCCCTCTCCGGCGGCGCCGTCGAGGTCAGCCGCTCCGACCTGCACGGCTACGTCGGCGCCATCCGGCGCTCCACCGGCATCCTGGTCGCGCGGCCCGTTTAG
- a CDS encoding AMP-binding protein: MDPRTHQGSLLAWLDDPAPDRGIHFARPDGGWSFCAYQALAGMAREAAAGLLRRGVRAGQVVALVGRAGPELAAAFFGALRVGAVPAVLAPPAAFQDPESYRETARRALAVGRPALAVVDDELLEGLARLLEGEARTVGFAALLEGGRGQAPPAPAPPGELALLQFTSGSSGTARAVRVPRSALEANVAAIGKWLGWTPETPFASWLPLHHDMGLVGGLVSPVVNRCDLWLLQPEQFIRDPLRWLRCLGAAGARLSATPAFGLDVVVRKVAPGALEGLDFSGVQGIVVGAERISADTLERFHRLLAPHGLRREAVLPAYGLAEATLAVSGLPRGEGWTTLAVERASLAPGRRVRLAGPGAEGAAVVGCGVPLDSVEVSVAGEGGAPLGEGSVGEIVVRGASLAAGYLGAPAPSPAAPADGGLRTGDAGFLWEGQLFVLGRLGDSLKVRGRVVFSEDLEVALAGVGVPPSRTAVLLGVHEGAPTAVLLAEEPAPQWRGAAEALLRREAGGARVAFVGVPRGAILRTTSGKPRRRPLWAWYVAGGLPGAAGRGGGARDLRGEDVDG, encoded by the coding sequence ATGGACCCGAGAACCCACCAGGGATCGCTCCTGGCGTGGCTGGACGATCCCGCCCCCGACCGCGGGATCCACTTCGCGCGGCCGGACGGCGGATGGTCCTTCTGCGCGTACCAGGCGCTGGCCGGGATGGCGCGCGAGGCCGCCGCCGGGCTCCTGCGGCGGGGGGTGCGCGCCGGCCAGGTGGTGGCGCTGGTCGGGCGCGCCGGGCCGGAGCTCGCGGCCGCCTTCTTCGGCGCCCTGCGGGTGGGGGCGGTGCCCGCCGTGCTGGCGCCTCCCGCCGCCTTCCAGGACCCGGAGAGCTACCGGGAGACGGCCCGGCGGGCGCTCGCGGTGGGCCGCCCCGCGCTGGCGGTGGTGGACGACGAGCTGCTGGAGGGGCTGGCGCGGCTCCTGGAGGGAGAGGCGCGGACGGTGGGCTTCGCGGCCCTGCTGGAGGGAGGGCGCGGCCAGGCACCCCCCGCTCCCGCGCCCCCCGGCGAGCTGGCGCTCCTCCAGTTCACCTCGGGGTCGAGCGGGACGGCGCGCGCCGTCCGCGTGCCGCGCTCCGCCCTGGAGGCCAACGTCGCCGCCATCGGGAAGTGGCTCGGGTGGACCCCGGAGACCCCCTTCGCCTCGTGGCTCCCCCTGCACCACGACATGGGGCTGGTGGGGGGACTGGTCTCCCCGGTGGTGAACCGGTGCGACCTCTGGCTGCTGCAGCCGGAGCAGTTCATCCGCGACCCGCTGCGCTGGCTGCGCTGCCTCGGCGCCGCCGGGGCCCGGCTCAGCGCCACCCCGGCCTTCGGGCTCGACGTGGTGGTGCGGAAGGTGGCGCCCGGGGCGCTGGAGGGGCTGGACTTCTCGGGGGTGCAGGGGATCGTGGTCGGGGCCGAGCGGATCTCCGCGGACACGCTGGAGCGCTTCCACCGGCTGCTGGCGCCCCACGGCCTCCGGCGCGAGGCCGTGCTCCCGGCCTACGGCCTCGCCGAGGCGACGCTGGCGGTGAGCGGCCTCCCGCGCGGCGAGGGGTGGACCACGCTGGCGGTGGAGCGCGCGTCGCTCGCCCCGGGGCGCCGCGTGCGCCTGGCCGGTCCCGGCGCGGAGGGGGCGGCGGTGGTGGGGTGCGGGGTGCCGCTGGACTCCGTGGAGGTGTCCGTGGCCGGCGAGGGCGGCGCTCCGCTGGGCGAGGGATCCGTCGGGGAGATCGTGGTCCGCGGCGCGTCGCTCGCGGCCGGGTACCTGGGGGCGCCCGCACCGTCCCCGGCGGCCCCGGCCGACGGCGGGCTGCGCACCGGCGACGCCGGGTTTCTGTGGGAGGGGCAGCTCTTCGTGCTCGGCCGCCTGGGCGACAGCCTGAAGGTCCGCGGGCGGGTGGTGTTCAGCGAGGACCTCGAGGTCGCCCTCGCCGGCGTGGGCGTCCCCCCCTCGCGGACGGCCGTACTCCTGGGGGTGCACGAGGGGGCTCCCACCGCGGTGCTGCTGGCTGAGGAGCCGGCCCCGCAGTGGCGCGGCGCGGCGGAGGCGCTCCTCCGGCGGGAGGCGGGTGGGGCGCGGGTGGCCTTCGTGGGCGTGCCCCGGGGAGCGATCCTGCGCACCACCAGCGGCAAGCCGCGCCGGAGGCCGCTCTGGGCGTGGTACGTGGCGGGAGGCCTCCCCGGCGCCGCGGGGCGCGGCGGCGGCGCCCGGGACCTGCGGGGGGAAGACGTCGATGGCTGA
- a CDS encoding LON peptidase substrate-binding domain-containing protein: MQRLPLFPLPLVLFPGAPLPLHIFEPRYRQMVARCVEGDGRFGLLYHDPDRHGPFQMEPGRVGTVAEIFKFQPLPDGRSLILCRGRERFRVEDGIESGTPYYEALVGPYEDEPEDGEGMVARRRVSLGLFHRVLREVVEYRESFPEIDLDDEAGFQIAQAIRIDPSWQQGLLEARTERARLDLLDDLLRAVLEASQEHESSPDSFEAD, encoded by the coding sequence ATGCAACGCCTCCCGCTCTTCCCCCTGCCGCTGGTGCTGTTTCCCGGGGCGCCGCTGCCGCTGCACATCTTCGAGCCGCGCTACCGGCAGATGGTGGCGCGCTGCGTGGAGGGCGACGGGCGCTTCGGGCTGCTCTACCACGACCCCGACCGGCACGGGCCCTTCCAGATGGAGCCGGGGCGGGTGGGCACCGTGGCCGAGATCTTCAAGTTCCAGCCGCTCCCCGACGGCCGCTCGCTGATCCTGTGCCGCGGGCGCGAGCGCTTCCGGGTGGAGGACGGCATCGAGAGCGGCACGCCGTACTACGAGGCGCTGGTGGGCCCGTACGAGGACGAGCCCGAGGACGGCGAGGGAATGGTGGCGCGGCGCCGGGTCTCGCTCGGCCTCTTCCACCGCGTGCTGCGCGAGGTGGTGGAGTACCGCGAGTCGTTCCCCGAGATCGACCTGGACGACGAGGCGGGGTTCCAGATCGCGCAGGCGATCCGCATCGACCCGTCGTGGCAGCAGGGCCTGCTGGAGGCGCGCACCGAGCGCGCCCGCCTGGACCTGCTCGACGACCTCCTGCGCGCCGTGCTGGAGGCCAGCCAGGAGCACGAGTCCTCCCCCGACTCCTTCGAAGCGGATTGA
- a CDS encoding acyl carrier protein: MAEAGDRAGRAWTEPEVRAAARSLVLRLAPEGGADREGSLRLVDDLAYHSVAVLELAFAVEEAFGLSPMDLQTASAIHTTDDLEAFVLGRLRQASRLRRPGP; this comes from the coding sequence ATGGCTGAGGCCGGGGACCGCGCCGGGCGGGCGTGGACGGAGCCGGAGGTCCGCGCGGCCGCGCGCTCCCTCGTGCTGAGGCTCGCGCCGGAGGGCGGAGCCGACCGGGAGGGAAGCCTCCGGCTGGTCGACGACCTGGCGTATCACTCCGTGGCCGTGCTCGAGCTGGCGTTCGCCGTCGAAGAAGCGTTCGGCCTGAGCCCGATGGACCTGCAGACGGCGAGCGCCATCCACACTACCGACGACCTGGAGGCGTTCGTCCTCGGGCGGCTGCGGCAGGCCTCGCGTCTGCGCCGGCCCGGGCCGTAG